A portion of the Deinococcus apachensis DSM 19763 genome contains these proteins:
- a CDS encoding MATE family efflux transporter yields MSAVSSPPSESIQARSPGREIAAIAVPVSLEMVLQLVLTFVNQVIVGALGVVAVAAVGLAGSVSFLFFATLGALGSGTSILVARRAGAGDRAGVNGTLTVALVVSLLLAGLATAPVILGAGGLLRLAGGAPEVTATAVPYLRVAILSLVPGMLGWILSGALRSLGHARTPMVATMLTVVVESLAAVGLVFGVGPLPELGVVGAAWALVVAQTLKAALLACLVYGPRHLAAFALPAPGSRRAVAVPLLSLSAPIGLTEFLWSLGGFLYAAVFARVGTQALAASQIVGTLEGIFVVGSFGLMSATTVLVGRALGAGDGPGARAWLGRVGRVGGLTGLGFGLLFALSGLLLPLLFPAVGADVRAIALGGILINAATQVVKVRNMILGGAALPSVGDGKGVITGDVVGAFVVGLPLAVFLGLYTPLGVWGVFLARVLDELAKVAIFEWRRRRVNWAGVAEGQRGPGVLAGD; encoded by the coding sequence ATGTCGGCCGTTTCCTCCCCCCCGTCTGAATCGATTCAAGCCCGCTCACCCGGGCGGGAAATCGCCGCTATCGCCGTTCCGGTCAGCCTGGAGATGGTGCTGCAACTCGTGCTGACCTTCGTGAACCAGGTCATCGTGGGCGCGCTGGGCGTGGTGGCCGTCGCGGCGGTGGGGCTGGCGGGCAGCGTGAGCTTCCTGTTCTTCGCCACGCTGGGGGCGCTGGGCTCGGGCACCTCCATCCTGGTGGCGCGGCGGGCCGGGGCGGGGGACCGGGCGGGCGTGAACGGCACGCTGACGGTCGCGCTGGTCGTCAGCCTGCTGCTCGCCGGGCTGGCGACGGCCCCGGTCATCCTGGGGGCCGGGGGCCTGCTGCGCCTCGCGGGTGGCGCGCCCGAGGTGACCGCCACGGCGGTTCCCTACCTGCGGGTCGCCATACTGTCCCTGGTGCCCGGCATGCTCGGCTGGATTCTCAGCGGGGCGCTGCGCTCGCTGGGTCACGCGCGCACGCCGATGGTCGCCACCATGCTGACGGTGGTGGTCGAGAGCCTCGCCGCCGTGGGGCTGGTATTCGGTGTTGGCCCGCTACCGGAGCTGGGCGTGGTGGGGGCCGCCTGGGCATTGGTGGTCGCGCAGACCCTCAAGGCCGCGCTCCTGGCCTGTCTGGTGTACGGTCCGCGCCATCTGGCCGCCTTCGCCCTGCCCGCCCCGGGGAGCCGCCGTGCGGTGGCGGTCCCCCTCCTCAGCCTGTCCGCGCCCATCGGCCTGACCGAGTTTCTGTGGAGCCTGGGCGGTTTTCTCTACGCCGCCGTGTTCGCCCGGGTGGGCACGCAGGCCCTGGCCGCCAGCCAGATTGTCGGCACGCTGGAGGGCATCTTCGTGGTGGGGTCGTTCGGCCTGATGAGCGCCACCACCGTTCTCGTCGGGCGGGCGCTCGGCGCGGGCGACGGTCCCGGGGCGCGGGCGTGGCTGGGGCGCGTGGGCCGGGTGGGAGGACTGACCGGCCTGGGCTTCGGCCTGCTGTTCGCCCTGAGCGGTCTGCTGCTGCCGCTGCTGTTCCCGGCGGTGGGCGCGGACGTTCGGGCCATCGCGCTCGGCGGCATCCTGATCAACGCCGCCACCCAGGTCGTCAAGGTCCGCAACATGATCCTGGGGGGCGCGGCCCTGCCCAGCGTCGGCGACGGCAAGGGCGTCATCACGGGCGACGTGGTCGGCGCGTTCGTGGTGGGCCTGCCGCTCGCCGTCTTCCTCGGCCTGTATACCCCGCTGGGCGTGTGGGGCGTCTTCCTGGCCCGCGTGCTGGACGAACTCGCCAAGGTCGCCATCTTCGAGTGGCGCCGCCGCCGGGTGAACTGGGCGGGGGTAGCCGAGGGGCAGCGGGGGCCAGGGGTGCTGGCGGGGGATTGA
- a CDS encoding aspartate aminotransferase family protein encodes MTVQSEPQQTNASKWLDAELRYDSGVYNKHQVVMVRGQGATVWDETGRAYIDCVAGYGVANIGHCHPDVVRAIREQAERLIVMPQTLPNDKRAEFLTELVGVLPQGLDRVFLCNSGTEAMEAAKKFAITGTGRQRFVSMKRGFSGRSLGALAFTWEPKYREPFGDAVDNRNVDFISYGNIEELRAAVTDQTAAVILEPVQGEGGVRPASLEFIQEARRITRERGALLILDEIQTGFCRTGKMFASEHFGVIPDGMTLAKAMAGGVPVGAFAMTAEVADRMPAGGHGTTFGGNPLAMAAGVAAIRAMKNEGMAEQAREKGAYFMERLRAIRSPKIREVRGLGLMIGVELKEKSAPYIAALEHEEGVLTLAATPLVVRFLPPVTISREQIDQVVAAFERVLERVNPRQVPVQEVREEKQTE; translated from the coding sequence GTGACCGTACAGAGTGAACCCCAGCAGACGAATGCCAGCAAGTGGCTCGACGCCGAACTGCGTTACGACTCCGGCGTCTACAACAAGCATCAGGTCGTGATGGTGCGCGGCCAGGGCGCGACCGTGTGGGACGAGACGGGCCGCGCGTACATCGACTGCGTGGCCGGGTACGGGGTGGCGAATATCGGTCACTGCCACCCGGATGTGGTGCGGGCGATCAGGGAGCAGGCCGAGCGGCTCATCGTGATGCCCCAGACGCTGCCCAACGACAAGCGGGCCGAGTTTCTGACGGAACTCGTGGGTGTGCTCCCCCAGGGCCTCGACCGCGTCTTCCTGTGCAACTCCGGCACCGAGGCGATGGAGGCGGCCAAGAAGTTCGCCATCACGGGGACGGGCCGCCAGCGCTTCGTCAGCATGAAGCGCGGCTTTTCGGGCCGCAGCCTCGGGGCGCTGGCCTTCACCTGGGAGCCCAAGTACCGCGAGCCCTTCGGCGACGCGGTGGACAACCGGAACGTGGACTTCATCTCCTACGGGAACATTGAGGAGCTGCGAGCGGCCGTCACCGACCAGACCGCTGCCGTCATCCTGGAACCCGTGCAGGGCGAGGGCGGCGTGCGGCCCGCGAGCCTCGAATTCATCCAGGAGGCCCGCCGCATCACCCGCGAGCGGGGCGCCCTCCTGATCCTCGACGAGATTCAGACGGGGTTTTGCCGCACGGGCAAGATGTTCGCCTCCGAGCACTTCGGGGTGATCCCCGACGGCATGACCCTGGCGAAGGCGATGGCGGGTGGGGTGCCGGTCGGTGCCTTCGCCATGACTGCCGAGGTCGCTGACCGGATGCCCGCTGGCGGCCACGGCACGACCTTCGGCGGCAACCCGCTGGCGATGGCCGCCGGAGTGGCCGCCATCCGCGCCATGAAGAACGAGGGCATGGCCGAGCAGGCGCGCGAGAAGGGCGCGTACTTCATGGAGCGGCTGCGCGCCATCCGCTCCCCCAAAATCCGCGAGGTGCGCGGCCTGGGTCTGATGATCGGCGTGGAACTCAAGGAGAAGAGCGCCCCCTACATCGCCGCCCTGGAACACGAGGAGGGCGTGCTGACCCTGGCGGCGACCCCGCTGGTCGTGCGCTTCCTGCCCCCCGTGACGATCAGCCGGGAGCAGATCGACCAAGTCGTCGCCGCCTTCGAGCGGGTGCTGGAGAGGGTGAATCCCCGGCAGGTCCCCGTGCAGGAAGTCCGGGAGGAGAAGCAGACCGAGTAA
- a CDS encoding pyridoxamine 5'-phosphate oxidase family protein, translating into MTQATPTGFYDPRHRDPSLGRRSQNRRDDEWIRALLLRVPLGRVATVWEDEDGAAFPFVTPLAFAYRPERHDLVYHTNIAGRLRANTERGRPARATFEASEIGSLLPSNDPLELSVQYRSVIVFGTARLLTDPDEAREALTVLSERVFPGLRIGEHTRPISDSDLARTSVYSLRIERWSGKENWAPAAGQTGDWPALTPGQARLRPARP; encoded by the coding sequence ATGACCCAGGCGACCCCGACCGGCTTCTATGATCCCCGCCACCGCGACCCCTCCCTGGGCCGCCGTTCGCAGAACCGCCGCGACGACGAGTGGATTCGTGCCCTGCTGCTGAGGGTGCCCCTGGGCCGTGTGGCGACCGTCTGGGAGGACGAGGACGGTGCGGCCTTCCCCTTCGTCACCCCGCTTGCCTTCGCGTACCGTCCGGAGCGGCATGACCTCGTGTATCACACGAACATCGCCGGGCGGCTGCGGGCGAATACCGAGCGGGGTCGCCCTGCCCGAGCCACCTTCGAGGCGTCCGAGATCGGGTCGTTGCTCCCCAGCAACGATCCCCTGGAACTGTCGGTGCAGTACCGCAGCGTGATCGTCTTCGGCACGGCCCGCCTCCTGACTGATCCAGACGAGGCGCGGGAGGCCCTGACGGTGCTGAGCGAGCGGGTGTTTCCAGGGTTGCGGATAGGAGAACACACCCGGCCCATCTCGGACTCGGACCTCGCCCGCACCTCCGTCTATTCCCTGAGGATCGAACGCTGGAGCGGCAAGGAGAACTGGGCGCCCGCCGCCGGGCAGACGGGAGATTGGCCCGCCCTCACGCCCGGGCAGGCGCGGCTTCGTCCCGCGCGGCCCTGA
- a CDS encoding PLP-dependent aminotransferase family protein, producing MPDLKTEPETAGKAGPLDLLPVPLQLDRSAPIPLHRQLAGQVRMAALSGALPPNAPLPGSRTLAAALGVTRGVVTLALEELIADGTLETRVGRGTWVAQGAAATPRERITRLPAWLTLPGPAPIDGPTTAPGLHFRPGVAGTRVLDRKAWQTAWSQAARMVPGADAPGGDYGDPAGEPELRSALAAFVGRARGLRTEAGRVVITPGSLGALGLIARLLPPGSRVLVENPGYRAARQVLLDAGHETVPVRVDGDGLVTGSLPPARLAVVTPSHQYPLGVRMSLPRRLVLLRWAQIHDALIVEDDYDGEFRYGAPPLPPLASLEGAADRVLYLGTLSKLLTPAVRTGFVVAPPAFVPALTRARALADGGHDRVTQAALTLLIAGGHLDRHVRRARRWHGEQQAALARTLAPLAPEARLGGIEAGLHACLHLPPNLPAGELAAELARRGVYVSTAESYTFAGEAPNALVLGYGGLTVAEVERGARQIVRVVRGD from the coding sequence ATGCCGGACCTCAAGACAGAGCCGGAAACCGCCGGAAAGGCAGGTCCACTCGATCTGCTTCCCGTTCCCTTGCAGCTCGACCGCTCGGCCCCCATACCGCTGCACCGGCAACTCGCGGGGCAGGTGCGGATGGCGGCGCTCTCGGGTGCCCTTCCCCCGAATGCACCGCTACCCGGTTCACGCACCCTCGCGGCGGCCCTCGGCGTCACCCGGGGCGTGGTCACGCTGGCGCTGGAGGAGCTGATCGCGGACGGCACGCTGGAGACGCGGGTGGGACGGGGTACGTGGGTGGCACAGGGGGCGGCGGCAACGCCCCGGGAGAGGATCACCCGTCTCCCCGCCTGGCTCACCCTTCCCGGCCCGGCTCCCATAGATGGCCCCACGACCGCCCCCGGCCTCCACTTCCGGCCCGGGGTAGCGGGGACGCGGGTGCTGGACCGGAAAGCGTGGCAGACGGCCTGGTCGCAGGCCGCGCGGATGGTGCCAGGTGCGGACGCTCCGGGCGGCGACTACGGCGACCCGGCGGGCGAGCCCGAACTGCGCTCGGCCCTCGCGGCCTTTGTGGGGCGGGCGCGGGGGTTGCGGACGGAGGCGGGACGGGTGGTCATCACGCCCGGCAGTCTGGGCGCCCTGGGCCTGATTGCCCGGCTGCTGCCGCCCGGAAGCCGAGTTCTGGTCGAGAACCCCGGCTACCGCGCCGCGCGGCAGGTGCTGCTCGACGCGGGGCACGAGACTGTCCCCGTGCGCGTGGATGGGGACGGCCTGGTCACCGGCAGCCTCCCCCCCGCCCGGCTCGCCGTCGTCACGCCCAGCCACCAGTACCCGCTCGGCGTGCGGATGAGCCTGCCGCGGCGCCTGGTGCTGCTGCGCTGGGCCCAGATCCACGACGCCCTGATCGTGGAGGACGACTACGACGGCGAATTCCGTTACGGGGCGCCGCCTCTGCCGCCCCTCGCCAGCCTGGAGGGGGCCGCGGACCGGGTGCTGTACCTGGGCACCCTGTCCAAGCTGCTCACCCCCGCCGTTCGGACGGGGTTCGTGGTCGCCCCGCCCGCGTTCGTCCCCGCCCTGACCCGCGCCCGCGCGCTTGCGGACGGCGGACACGACCGGGTGACGCAGGCGGCGCTGACCCTCCTCATTGCGGGGGGACACCTGGACCGACACGTGCGCCGTGCCCGGCGCTGGCACGGGGAGCAGCAGGCGGCCCTGGCCCGGACCCTCGCGCCCCTCGCGCCGGAAGCGAGGCTGGGCGGGATCGAGGCGGGGCTGCACGCCTGCCTGCATCTGCCGCCGAACCTTCCCGCCGGGGAGCTTGCGGCCGAACTCGCGCGGCGGGGTGTGTACGTCAGCACGGCGGAGAGCTACACCTTCGCGGGTGAGGCCCCGAACGCCCTGGTCCTGGGCTACGGTGGCCTCACGGTGGCCGAGGTCGAGCGGGGCGCGCGGCAGATCGTGCGGGTGGTGCGGGGAGACTAA
- a CDS encoding ATP-binding protein has product MVLGTEDATPVTFWFAVAPGASVGMDDLVVVGTRKPDGRPVHFYGIVDHVRTRHEGVTFDSDVQDVVAGLLPASVSYAARVLVTRVDPEDFIPPQPGDEVRHARGGDLALALSADKMDHSFPGGLLTDGQVLPINYGFVNGEQGGHINISGISGVATKTSYALFLLHAIFRGGVLARRREGHNTRALIFNVKGEDLLFLDKPNRRMGEKEGDLQARKGWREGRYARLGLPAEPFRDVQFLAPPKGGAGDVIVPDVEQRSAGVTPFVFSLREFCQRRMLPYVFPDGSGSLNLGFVIGNMEEKLARLAAGDDAPYLTVEDWQPDTEVLLSENLRFDEMGKTRVETFAALISYLEYKLLEQNEGEGDPKWVLKQNQGTLRAFIRRLRGVQKHLAPLVRGDLTPAQAAKYRPDLLKQGVQTTVVDIHKLGAHAQSFVVGVLLRDLFEHKERYGRQDTVFVVLDELNKYAPREGDSPIKDVLLDIAERGRSLGIILIGAQQTASEVERRIVSNAAIRVVGRLDLAEAERPEYRFLPQSFRARAGILQPGTMLVSQPDVPNPVLVGYPFPAWATRRDEVAEEVGQGAEDAGKDWLGL; this is encoded by the coding sequence ATGGTGCTGGGCACTGAGGACGCCACGCCCGTCACCTTCTGGTTCGCGGTGGCGCCGGGCGCGAGTGTGGGGATGGACGATCTGGTGGTCGTGGGCACCCGCAAGCCGGACGGTCGGCCCGTCCACTTCTACGGCATCGTGGATCACGTCCGCACCCGCCACGAGGGCGTGACCTTCGACAGCGACGTGCAGGATGTGGTGGCCGGGCTGCTCCCCGCCTCCGTGAGCTACGCGGCCCGCGTCCTCGTGACCCGGGTGGACCCCGAGGACTTCATCCCCCCGCAGCCCGGGGACGAGGTGCGGCACGCGCGGGGCGGCGACCTCGCCCTGGCCCTCAGCGCTGACAAGATGGACCATTCCTTTCCAGGCGGCCTGCTCACTGACGGGCAGGTCCTGCCGATCAACTACGGCTTCGTGAACGGTGAGCAGGGCGGGCACATTAACATCAGCGGCATCTCGGGCGTGGCGACGAAGACGAGTTACGCCCTGTTCCTGCTGCACGCCATCTTTCGCGGAGGCGTCCTCGCCAGGCGCCGCGAGGGCCACAACACCCGTGCGCTGATCTTCAACGTGAAGGGCGAGGATCTGCTGTTCCTCGACAAGCCCAACCGCCGGATGGGGGAGAAGGAGGGCGACCTTCAGGCGCGCAAGGGCTGGCGCGAGGGCCGCTATGCCCGCCTGGGTCTGCCCGCCGAGCCCTTCCGTGACGTGCAGTTCCTCGCGCCGCCGAAGGGGGGAGCGGGCGACGTGATCGTGCCGGACGTGGAGCAGCGCTCGGCGGGGGTCACCCCCTTCGTCTTCAGCCTGCGCGAGTTCTGCCAGCGGCGGATGCTCCCCTACGTATTTCCGGACGGCAGTGGCAGCCTCAATCTCGGCTTCGTGATCGGCAACATGGAGGAGAAACTCGCGCGGCTGGCCGCCGGGGATGACGCGCCTTACCTCACCGTGGAGGACTGGCAGCCGGACACGGAGGTGCTGCTCTCCGAGAACCTGCGCTTCGACGAGATGGGCAAGACGCGGGTCGAGACCTTCGCGGCGCTGATCTCCTACCTCGAATACAAGCTGCTGGAGCAGAACGAGGGCGAGGGCGATCCCAAGTGGGTGCTGAAGCAGAACCAGGGGACGCTGCGCGCCTTTATTCGCCGCCTGCGGGGCGTGCAGAAGCACCTCGCGCCCCTGGTGCGCGGGGACCTGACTCCCGCCCAGGCCGCGAAGTACCGCCCCGACCTGCTGAAACAGGGCGTGCAGACGACCGTGGTGGACATCCACAAGCTGGGCGCGCACGCGCAGAGCTTCGTGGTGGGCGTGCTGCTGCGCGACCTCTTCGAGCACAAGGAGCGGTACGGGCGGCAGGACACGGTTTTTGTGGTGCTGGACGAGCTCAATAAGTATGCCCCGCGCGAGGGGGACAGCCCCATCAAGGACGTGCTGCTGGACATCGCCGAGCGCGGCCGCTCCCTCGGCATCATCCTGATCGGCGCCCAGCAGACGGCCAGCGAGGTCGAGCGGCGCATCGTCTCCAATGCGGCGATCCGGGTTGTGGGGCGCCTGGACTTGGCGGAGGCCGAGCGCCCCGAATACCGCTTCCTGCCGCAGAGCTTCCGCGCCCGGGCGGGCATCCTCCAGCCGGGCACCATGCTGGTGTCGCAGCCCGACGTGCCCAATCCGGTCCTTGTGGGCTACCCCTTCCCCGCCTGGGCGACCCGCCGCGACGAGGTGGCCGAGGAGGTGGGCCAGGGGGCCGAGGACGCCGGGAAGGACTGGCTGGGGTTGTAG
- a CDS encoding DNA double-strand break repair nuclease NurA — translation MRIRLDPWPVDTFDGQLTLQPFAGLVFNAETDRWAALPTRGVPTRVRRVLVVDGKPRMEARLLLNDEAGTLSVAGFGAYVVGAVDLCPHGSRRAELHDVRARRVLAYSGDHRLEPTRLSPRNPHSGRLEYQPHPFQGAQVEGARSKLQRLMLDDEQRLSAELASPLPLDETDPDALPETLVLQDGPVRVGEAGRAVVGYVKTLHTDYLGADRIGLLSELRPGERTPILRFTVGDRGEGHTGGGREQRFTWYVRLCDPPFYQHPLAGVMRLEMHAPEDVDFVPRGVQDIADLSGALLCRLASQPHKDPRAPQNLVPTAALEQAMTRAMGSADLVTRRIRAHLAGQYGTAVVA, via the coding sequence ATGCGGATTCGCCTCGACCCCTGGCCGGTCGACACCTTCGACGGCCAACTCACCCTCCAGCCCTTCGCCGGGCTGGTGTTCAACGCCGAGACTGACCGCTGGGCCGCCCTCCCCACCCGCGGGGTGCCCACCCGGGTGCGGCGCGTCCTGGTGGTGGACGGCAAACCGCGCATGGAGGCCCGCCTGCTCCTCAATGACGAGGCCGGAACGTTAAGTGTGGCGGGCTTCGGGGCCTACGTGGTGGGCGCGGTGGACCTGTGCCCGCACGGGAGTCGCCGCGCCGAGTTGCATGATGTCCGCGCCCGTCGCGTGCTGGCCTACAGCGGCGACCACCGGCTGGAGCCCACCCGCCTCAGCCCGCGCAACCCGCACTCGGGGCGTCTGGAGTATCAGCCGCACCCCTTTCAGGGGGCTCAGGTGGAGGGTGCCCGCTCCAAACTCCAGCGCCTGATGCTGGACGACGAGCAGCGCCTGAGCGCCGAACTCGCCTCACCCCTGCCGCTGGACGAGACGGACCCCGACGCGCTGCCCGAAACGCTCGTCCTCCAGGACGGCCCCGTGCGGGTGGGCGAGGCGGGCCGCGCCGTCGTGGGCTACGTCAAGACGCTGCACACCGACTACTTGGGCGCCGACCGCATCGGCCTGCTGTCCGAGCTGAGGCCGGGGGAGCGCACGCCCATCCTGCGCTTCACGGTGGGCGACCGGGGCGAGGGCCACACGGGCGGGGGCCGCGAGCAGCGCTTCACCTGGTATGTCCGCCTGTGCGACCCACCCTTCTACCAGCACCCGCTGGCGGGCGTGATGCGCCTGGAGATGCACGCGCCCGAGGATGTGGACTTCGTGCCCCGGGGTGTGCAGGACATCGCCGACCTGTCGGGCGCCCTGCTGTGCCGCCTCGCCAGCCAGCCGCACAAGGACCCCCGCGCCCCGCAGAACCTGGTCCCGACCGCCGCGCTGGAACAGGCCATGACCCGCGCGATGGGCAGCGCCGACCTGGTGACGCGCCGCATCCGGGCGCACCTGGCGGGGCAGTACGGGACGGCGGTGGTCGCGTGA
- a CDS encoding cyclic nucleotide-binding domain-containing protein has protein sequence MSLYASPPPPSEPLRRPLRRGDTLYYAGDPAPSLYRLDSGLLRAVRLTPQGRTLTVRHVRPGDIFGEETLQGQARAHQVVALTDASVTPLHPQHLGAAELWEVTRSLGAQLQRMMTDGVHIQDGELRERIARYLLNLADSSLGGAHRDGTRYVRATHELIAEGTGATRESVSKLIGEMRDDGLLTPAYRCLTLTDEAGLRSLSGYHGE, from the coding sequence ATGAGCCTTTATGCGTCACCCCCACCCCCAAGTGAGCCCCTTCGCCGTCCCCTGCGCCGCGGCGACACCCTGTACTACGCGGGCGACCCGGCCCCCAGCCTCTACCGCCTGGACAGCGGTCTGCTGCGCGCCGTGCGCCTGACGCCGCAGGGCCGCACCCTGACCGTGCGTCACGTGCGCCCCGGCGACATCTTCGGGGAGGAGACCCTGCAGGGCCAGGCCCGCGCCCACCAGGTCGTCGCCCTGACCGACGCCTCGGTCACGCCGCTGCACCCGCAGCACCTGGGCGCCGCCGAGCTGTGGGAGGTGACCCGCAGCCTGGGCGCGCAGCTCCAGCGCATGATGACCGACGGGGTCCACATCCAGGACGGCGAACTGCGCGAGCGCATCGCCCGTTACCTGCTGAACCTGGCGGACAGCAGCCTGGGCGGGGCGCACCGCGACGGCACCCGGTACGTGCGCGCCACCCACGAACTCATCGCCGAGGGCACCGGCGCCACCCGCGAGAGCGTCTCCAAGCTGATCGGCGAGATGCGCGACGACGGCTTGCTGACGCCCGCCTACCGCTGCCTGACCCTGACGGACGAGGCGGGGTTGCGGTCACTGAGCGGGTATCACGGCGAGTAG
- a CDS encoding histone deacetylase family protein, with amino-acid sequence MTVPASFVHPFRAYTPAAYTFPLPEGHRFPAYKYAGVAEHLRGRLPVLDTPPLSWADAARVHDPGWLRCWRRGEVTAPEERAFGLPWSPGVVERARRAAGGSLAALHDALAHGWGANLAGGTHHAFRDRAEGFCLLNDAAILTRLALDDGLARRVAILDLDVHQGNGTAALLGPEPRAFTLSIHGERNYPFRKETSSLDLGLPDGVTDGEYLDVLRGQGLPALEAFRPGVLLYLAGVDVLAGDRFGRFALSLDGVRERNRAVLAWARKTGVPVVTMMAGGYNRDHALTVRAHASVVEDGLEVFT; translated from the coding sequence GTGACCGTCCCCGCCTCCTTCGTCCACCCCTTTCGGGCCTACACGCCCGCCGCGTACACCTTTCCGCTGCCCGAGGGCCACCGCTTCCCGGCCTACAAGTACGCGGGGGTAGCGGAGCATTTGCGCGGGCGGCTCCCCGTGCTCGACACGCCCCCCCTGAGTTGGGCGGACGCGGCGCGGGTGCATGATCCCGGCTGGCTGCGGTGCTGGCGCCGGGGCGAGGTGACGGCGCCTGAGGAACGCGCCTTCGGGCTGCCCTGGAGCCCCGGCGTGGTCGAGCGGGCACGGCGGGCGGCGGGGGGCAGCCTGGCGGCGCTGCACGACGCGCTCGCGCACGGCTGGGGCGCCAACCTGGCGGGCGGCACCCACCACGCCTTCCGCGACCGCGCCGAGGGTTTCTGCCTGCTCAACGACGCGGCGATCCTCACCCGGCTCGCGCTGGACGACGGGCTGGCGCGGCGGGTGGCGATCCTCGACCTGGACGTGCATCAGGGCAACGGCACGGCGGCGCTGCTGGGACCCGAGCCGCGCGCCTTTACCCTCAGCATCCACGGCGAGCGCAACTATCCCTTTCGCAAGGAGACGAGCAGCCTCGACCTGGGGCTGCCAGACGGCGTGACGGACGGCGAGTACCTGGACGTGCTGCGCGGGCAGGGCCTGCCCGCCCTGGAGGCCTTTCGCCCGGGGGTGCTGCTGTACCTTGCCGGGGTGGACGTGCTCGCCGGGGACCGCTTCGGCCGCTTCGCCCTGAGCCTGGACGGGGTGCGCGAGCGCAACCGCGCGGTGCTGGCCTGGGCGCGGAAGACGGGCGTCCCGGTCGTGACGATGATGGCGGGCGGCTACAACCGCGATCACGCTCTCACCGTACGGGCGCATGCGAGCGTGGTGGAGGACGGGCTGGAGGTCTTTACCTGA
- a CDS encoding carbohydrate kinase family protein — MTSQMPLIVSAGEALTDLVTAGGQVWHAHPGGAAWNVARACARLGVPSAFAGAVGQDNFGEDLRRAGEAAGLDGRFLQQVPAPTLMAVVYQIDPPAYRFLGENSADLHFDPARLPQGWEGAARWLHVGGISLARWPLADTLLGMIETARGAGVRISFDPNARITHRHPDYPYVFERVIRQADLLKFSDEDLTFFFPGQSEEDALRRVRGLNARCPVVVTRGARGVTLYQPAGRVDLPTVPVVVADTVGAGDALCAGLLVSATERTEALWTEHLQLGLRAAAAACARPGAYAPTRADLEALGG, encoded by the coding sequence ATGACCTCGCAGATGCCCCTGATCGTGAGCGCCGGGGAGGCGCTGACCGACCTCGTGACCGCCGGGGGCCAGGTGTGGCACGCCCACCCCGGCGGGGCCGCCTGGAACGTCGCCCGGGCCTGCGCGCGGCTGGGGGTGCCCAGCGCCTTTGCGGGCGCTGTCGGCCAAGACAACTTTGGGGAGGACCTGCGGCGAGCGGGCGAGGCGGCCGGGCTCGACGGGCGTTTTCTCCAGCAGGTGCCCGCCCCGACCCTGATGGCGGTCGTGTACCAGATCGACCCGCCCGCCTACCGCTTCCTGGGCGAGAACAGCGCCGACCTGCACTTCGACCCAGCCCGGTTGCCGCAGGGATGGGAAGGAGCCGCCCGCTGGCTGCACGTGGGCGGCATCAGCCTCGCCCGCTGGCCGCTCGCCGACACGCTACTGGGGATGATCGAGACCGCGAGGGGGGCAGGCGTCAGGATCAGCTTTGACCCCAACGCCCGCATCACCCACCGCCACCCTGACTACCCCTACGTGTTCGAGCGGGTCATCCGCCAGGCCGACCTCCTGAAGTTCAGCGACGAGGACCTGACCTTCTTCTTCCCCGGGCAGTCCGAGGAGGACGCCCTGCGCCGCGTGCGCGGCCTGAACGCTCGCTGCCCGGTCGTGGTGACCCGCGGCGCGCGGGGGGTGACCCTGTACCAACCGGCTGGCCGCGTGGACCTTCCCACCGTGCCTGTCGTGGTGGCCGATACGGTCGGCGCGGGAGACGCACTCTGCGCTGGCCTCCTCGTGAGCGCGACGGAACGCACGGAGGCGTTGTGGACCGAGCACCTGCAACTCGGGCTGCGGGCCGCCGCCGCCGCCTGCGCCCGCCCCGGCGCCTACGCCCCCACCCGCGCGGACCTGGAGGCATTGGGGGGCTGA